In the genome of Carya illinoinensis cultivar Pawnee chromosome 13, C.illinoinensisPawnee_v1, whole genome shotgun sequence, the window GTGATCTCTGCCCTTAGATATAACCTTTGTGATGATCAACCAGAACAAGCATTATACTGTGGTTCATTTATCTCGTTTCTATCTTTTCTCTTAGTAAAATCTCAATTTATCATACCAAACTGATATCAAAATCTGCGGGCACAAGCACAATTCTATATTTCCAAGCTAGGGAGCACTCAAAACTACTAATCTCACTTGGGTTATCATTTGAGTTTAACTAGGAAGAGAGCAAAATACCTCTTGAGCACTAGGTCTCCTATGTGGATCAACTGTCAGGAGACTTGAAATCAACTGCTTTGCTGATGAAGAAATGTTCTTCCAAGTCTTCTCATAAAAACTGAAGTCTCCCTGCACACACAAGCATCACTCTCGAGTTGGGCAAATAGATATAAAACAATATCCCCTTGTATATATGTAGGTATGAGATTGTCAGGGAAAGCCACTTACAGCCATTATAATCTGTTGCTTTTGCCTATTTGACTGAGCAATGAATGGTGGATACCTAAAACATAACAGAAGAGGGTAAAAATTcctgatttgaaaaaaaaaaaaaagtaaagaatctGACACGCACATATGTGCCCTTTAGAACGCCTGATATAATATTGCAGCCCCTTTTTTGATTTGCCAAGAGAATTCTTGTCTGTTTTTGTCTAGTTGAATGATTGAACCTTGTTGCTTGAATGTATCATATTCATAGCTATAACGTTGGATTTAGAAATGATGGTAACTAAGATCAAGatcaagaaataaaatttagcttGGCCTGAATGCTGCAGCAGGTTGTGGTGGAGTACTGGCAGTCTTCCCATTTTCATTGAAGGAGAAGTAATTATAATTAGCAACATACCCAGAGAGCAGGATATACAAGATGACTCCCAAAGACCACATGTCACTCTTAGAAGTAATCGTGCCCTGAGAAAGGGCCTCCGGGGAGACATAATCTATGGAACCAAACAATCCAACAACTGGGTCTGGGAATTCCTCCACAGAACTTAGTCCAAAATCCATGATCTTCAAAGGGGAATCCTCACTTTTGTTCAGGAACAGGCAGTTTTCTGGCTTCAAGTCCCTGTGGACTATATTCGCCTGGTGAAGAGCCCACAACCCTTTCGTAATCTGCCGCAACACGGCTGCAGCGCCAGCCTCTGTGTACCTCTCCTGGGCCACAATCCGGTCAAACAGCTCGCCACCCGAACAAAGCTCCAGCACAAGGTGAACGCCATTCTGATCCTCGTAGACGTCGTAGAGATCGATCACGTTTGGATGAGGCGAGACGTTTTCCACTATTTTTCTCATAACCAAGATCTCGTTTGTTAGCAAAGCATCCGATACAGGAACCTGTTTCCACATTGGGAATCCCATGGAAGCGCCTAAGCTTTTCTGACCGCCGTGACTAATATTCCGTGGGATTCCTGCTGGTGTTGAACTTGACAGGCCAATCCTTTTCAGGGTTTTGATGGCTACATAGGCTTTTTCACCACCGCTTGATTTCCTTATACCCCTTCTTACAACCGAGAACCCTCCTCTCCCTAAAATATCTGATACCTCGTATTCATCTGAGAGTCTTTTTGTTTCCTGTTTCATGGTGATCAGCAATCACAAACTCGTGAACAACTGCCAAGAGCTAATAATAGAGACGGAATATTGACAACTGAGGGAAGTTTCGGGAAAAAAGAATACATGACAGAGAGTTAAAGTTCAATGATAGGTAAGAGGAAGTTGAATTGCAGACGGAATGACAGGGATTGACATCAGCATCTGGACAGTTTCTGTATTAGTTTATACCATAAAATATGAACGGAATTCGGATGGAACCGGGAGATAAAGTATTAAGGGAAGGCGCTGCATGCAGAAGAATAGACAAAGACACGATAGTCAACTAACATTTTGTGTTACTAGTTTCCAAGTCTCCAGCTTTAAATATTCCACGGTAAAAATGCATGGCAGCTTTATCTCTTCCTGATCTTCATGAATCATGATCAACCCTAGCTAGCTTCTCTTATATATTCTCTCTCCTCATCTCGATCGATCCAGACGATCTCCTTCAAATACCATCGAATTTACTTGAGTTTGTATTAATAATTGGAAGCTGCTTCATCTAGTATTTCATGTGACAGTTCAAGAACATGAAACTAACCTCAATGATCAGATACTGCATAGTCTGCATGTTGCCAAACTCGATCACATTAGTTTAAAACAGCTCGATCGATCATTAGCATGGATATAAATACTTTGAAGTCTCCAAAGGCCATCTTTTGAACGTACAGATGATGTTTATGTACGTTGTTATAACAACAGTTTAATCtataattatagagtaatattatattcaGTACTCATTGAGTATTCAAGTGTTGtacaatcgttttaaaaaagagtttggtctattattaaaaaattagttttttttttaatataagtttcgtatttactcactttttttaaagagattgcgCGATACTTACACActccataattataaatattatttctcataattaTAACTACATGTCGTGCctgaaaataattatatcaacAACTAAAGATCTAATTAATTGCGCATCAGTGCACATTTAATGAATTCATGAAGGATATCTCATTAGGTTAAACCTTCACATGAACCCATCCTTCAATTTGCAAGGTTACAACAAAAACGATTATTTGTGTCGAGAATAAGCcattttgatgatatttcaAGATGACTAACCTttactttgatgatatttcaAGATCAGCGCCTTGATTGCAAAACAGAGTTTGAAAATCTAGTTATTGCTTCATGGACTCCTTAGTAGGACCCAACAAAAAAGTTTTCGATGACTTTTTTCCTTCTAGGCCGGGCccaattttcttcaaaattactCGAATGAAACTAAGATTGGGCCTTTGCTACTGGGTAAGGCCCTACTAGGTACTACAACTTTTCTTGCCACGACACAATGTGTAATTTCTTATGAATTTTGCAAAAACGAGACCCCActaggaaaaaaatttaaatggtagagtcaatttttttttaatatatataaagagtcTACACGGGATTTGTATATTTAATACTTGTACAAAATCATTAATCAACATTTCAATTTCCCAGAATTTCACGACACTGTAATGGAGATCATGAGTTCGACCCCCCTCCCTCAATGTATCAAAAAAGAATTACACCACTCTCTTATTACTGTTAACATTCTAAACTATTTAAAGATATTGAACTCAAATTAAGATTGAACATTACTCTTGTCTGATGTTTCACCCGATGGTAACTTTTAAAGATTTTGTGTCATGCTTTCTTTCCCCTTGCTTcactatttatttcttttatatcatatattctTTGGGGGTGAAAGGGAATTTTAATCTTCCAGTGATTATCATGAAAAACCTTTCACCCTTCCACAAATTAAGGACCACCTCTCGATATATTAGATTCATCATGGTGACATGATTGATATGTAAGTACGTACCAAATAAGGGTTGGGTTAGGTTAAACGTTAATATTCATTAAAATAAGGAAGCGTCTTGTTAAAGGCAATGGCAATTTGGAGGCTTTTCTGATCAACTCCAACTCATGACCTTTGTGTCAAGGTTTTGGGGTAATTAATCCTTGAAAACGGGTTTTGCAAAGTTAATTGAGGTTGAAAACGGACCGAACGCCATTACTGATATAAAAGTTtaacataaattaaatatttgtgttttgactTTTGTTTTTAAGGTTGTTTCTAGTTTCACAATAAGCGATGTGTTTATAATGAACAAAATTCCAATATGGATAGACTAACATATATTGGGAAATCTACCAAAAAAGATGGCCTTTGATCAATGGAGAACATGCATGGGAGATATTTAAATGTAGGGACTTTTGGATTTGCATTGAAAATGGAAGTATCTAATAAGGAGAAAGTTAAGAGAGTCGACAATGACAAACACTTTCAAAGGCTGCCTAACTTCAACCGAACCACTATTTTGACCACTTCTTTTTTCAGGATTGTCGTTTCTGCTGTAACATATTATATAGTGTTCAACGTTTGTCGAGTTTTCTCCCATGCCAAACGTGGGTACCACTTTGAAAATCTAATGACCAGTCATCAGAATGCCCACAAACATCAATAATTGCAGCAAACTTACAAGACCGCCTTGACATGTTTAAGGAGTCTTCCCGGTCACGGCTTGTTTGACACCGATCTTCACATGGAAAGAAACTTAT includes:
- the LOC122292960 gene encoding calcium and calcium/calmodulin-dependent serine/threonine-protein kinase-like, whose protein sequence is MKQETKRLSDEYEVSDILGRGGFSVVRRGIRKSSGGEKAYVAIKTLKRIGLSSSTPAGIPRNISHGGQKSLGASMGFPMWKQVPVSDALLTNEILVMRKIVENVSPHPNVIDLYDVYEDQNGVHLVLELCSGGELFDRIVAQERYTEAGAAAVLRQITKGLWALHQANIVHRDLKPENCLFLNKSEDSPLKIMDFGLSSVEEFPDPVVGLFGSIDYVSPEALSQGTITSKSDMWSLGVILYILLSGYPPFIAQSNRQKQQIIMAGDFSFYEKTWKNISSSAKQLISSLLTVDPHRRPSAQELLDHPWVVGDLAKQDQMDAEIVSRLQSFNGRRKLRAAAIASLWTSTFFFRTKKLRSLLGPHDLTQEEIENLRLHFTKICAKGDNATLSEFEKVLKAMKMSSLVPLAPRIFDLFDNNRDGTVDMREILCGLSSLRNSQGDDALRLCFQMYDTDRSGCITKEEVASMLRALPDDCLPGDITEPGKLDEIFDQMDANSDGRVTFEEFKAAMQRDSSLQDVVLSSLRPL